A DNA window from Haliovirga abyssi contains the following coding sequences:
- a CDS encoding late competence development ComFB family protein: MEKLKNHMEYLVNEELERYLGTQEGICKCEKCKLDMKAYALNLLPAYYIVSEKGYVYSKISEMRQQFKVDVIKAVVEAVEKISENPRHK; encoded by the coding sequence ATGGAAAAATTAAAAAATCATATGGAATATTTAGTAAATGAAGAATTAGAACGATATTTAGGTACTCAAGAAGGAATTTGTAAATGTGAAAAATGTAAATTGGATATGAAAGCGTATGCTTTAAATTTATTACCAGCGTATTATATTGTATCTGAAAAAGGTTATGTTTATAGTAAAATAAGTGAAATGAGGCAACAATTTAAAGTGGATGTAATAAAAGCAGTAGTTGAAGCTGTGGAAAAAATTTCTGAAAATCCAAGACATAAATAA